One segment of Neisseria mucosa DNA contains the following:
- a CDS encoding redoxin family protein produces the protein MALQDRTGQKVPSVVFRTRVGDTWKDVSTDDLFKGKKVVVFSLPGAFTPTCSSSHLPRYNELFGAFKENGVDAIYCVSVNDTFVMNAWAAEEEADNIYMIPDGNGEFTEGMGMLVGKEDLGFGKRSWRYSMLVNDGVVEKMFIEPEEPGDPFKVSDADTMLKYIAPDWKAQESVAIFTKPGCQFCAKAKKALQDKGLSYEEIVLGKDATVTSVRAITGKMTAPQVFIGGKYIGGSEDLEAYLAKN, from the coding sequence AAAGATGTTTCTACTGATGATTTGTTCAAAGGCAAAAAAGTAGTCGTGTTCTCTCTGCCTGGCGCATTTACTCCGACTTGTTCTTCTTCACACCTGCCACGCTACAACGAATTGTTTGGCGCGTTCAAAGAAAACGGTGTTGACGCTATCTACTGCGTATCTGTAAACGACACTTTCGTAATGAACGCTTGGGCTGCTGAAGAAGAAGCTGACAACATTTACATGATCCCTGATGGCAACGGTGAATTCACTGAAGGCATGGGCATGTTGGTTGGCAAAGAAGACTTGGGCTTCGGCAAACGCTCTTGGCGTTACTCCATGCTGGTTAACGACGGCGTGGTTGAAAAAATGTTTATCGAACCTGAAGAACCAGGCGATCCTTTCAAAGTGTCTGACGCTGACACTATGTTGAAATACATTGCTCCTGACTGGAAAGCTCAAGAGTCTGTTGCCATCTTCACCAAACCTGGTTGCCAATTCTGTGCTAAAGCTAAAAAAGCTTTGCAAGACAAAGGCTTGTCTTACGAAGAAATCGTATTGGGCAAAGATGCAACTGTTACTTCCGTTCGCGCTATTACCGGCAAGATGACTGCTCCTCAAGTATTCATCGGCGGCAAATACATCGGCGGCAGCGAAGACTTGGAAGCTTACTTGGCTAAAAACTAA